The following proteins are encoded in a genomic region of Arachis stenosperma cultivar V10309 chromosome 4, arast.V10309.gnm1.PFL2, whole genome shotgun sequence:
- the LOC130973943 gene encoding wound-induced basic protein, protein MIYDVNSPLFRSFLSQKGGSSDKRKTEEQKPKEQRPKASENKPVMTE, encoded by the exons ATGATTTACGACGTTAACTCTCCTCTCTTCCGATCCTTCCTTAGCCAGAAGGGAGGCTCCTCCGATAAGAG GAAAACAGAGGAGCAGAAGCCAAAAGAGCAAAGACCGAAAGCCAGTGAGAACAAACCTGTTATGACAGAGTGA